A stretch of the Porifericola rhodea genome encodes the following:
- the gldC gene encoding gliding motility protein GldC, translating into MKKSEINLTIHLDDENVPEKIFWDATDKEGESDSAANAISLSIWDHLQKNTLRIDLWTKQMPVDEMKRFSIDTIGGIAQTILSATGDTYMSDEINELCDKLVKHVEEEQRKENQKAKE; encoded by the coding sequence ATGAAGAAGTCAGAAATAAACCTGACCATACATCTTGACGATGAAAATGTGCCTGAAAAAATCTTTTGGGACGCTACTGACAAAGAAGGAGAAAGCGATTCTGCTGCTAATGCTATTAGCCTTTCTATCTGGGACCATCTGCAAAAAAATACCCTTAGAATAGACCTTTGGACCAAGCAGATGCCTGTAGATGAAATGAAGAGGTTTTCAATAGATACTATTGGCGGTATTGCTCAGACCATACTTTCTGCTACAGGAGATACCTATATGTCTGACGAAATTAACGAGCTTTGCGATAAACTGGTAAAGCATGTTGAAGAAGAACAGCGTAAAGAAAACCAAAAAGCGAAAGAGTAG
- a CDS encoding helix-turn-helix domain-containing protein, with product MNDQIIAGIGKKVRSIRQQQNLKLHEVAKEANISKSLLSKIENGRSVPSLPVLVSIIQALNVEFTSFFEGIEANGQVPFIHKKREDYIFTEKENSIGFVYKHILSKHASSVIVEAVILDLQPGSKREFVTTDGFEFKYILSGEVEYHIGEHIVEMKQGDSLFFDGRIPHVPINNKEKNCSMLVVYLLTPPDIQGG from the coding sequence ATGAATGATCAGATAATTGCCGGAATTGGGAAGAAAGTGAGGAGTATACGGCAGCAACAGAACCTCAAATTACATGAGGTAGCCAAAGAAGCCAATATTAGTAAAAGCCTGCTATCTAAGATAGAGAATGGTAGATCTGTCCCCTCGCTACCAGTGTTAGTCTCTATTATTCAGGCTCTGAATGTAGAATTTACCAGCTTTTTTGAAGGCATAGAAGCTAACGGCCAGGTGCCATTTATTCATAAAAAAAGAGAAGATTACATTTTTACAGAAAAGGAAAACAGCATTGGCTTTGTGTATAAGCACATACTAAGTAAGCATGCGTCTAGTGTTATTGTGGAGGCAGTGATTCTTGATTTACAGCCAGGCTCCAAGAGAGAGTTTGTAACCACCGATGGTTTTGAATTTAAGTACATTCTGAGTGGAGAAGTGGAGTACCATATTGGCGAGCACATTGTAGAAATGAAACAGGGCGACTCTCTGTTTTTTGACGGCCGTATACCTCATGTACCTATTAACAATAAAGAGAAAAACTGCTCTATGCTGGTAGTTTATCTGCTTACTCCACCGGACATTCAGGGTGGTTAG
- a CDS encoding nucleoside deaminase: protein MYIDENYFAMEEEYLLQAWKEAEKGKTPFGAVIVKEGKVLASVCNTVSQSKDPTAHAEVNAIRKACEVIDSTQLQSAVLYTTCEPCPMCMSAIIYTGIGEVVYGASIPTISKYLPQISLRASEVLNRSDQKILIKAIGKEDQYEKLLEQYS, encoded by the coding sequence TTGTATATTGATGAAAACTATTTCGCGATGGAAGAAGAGTATTTACTGCAGGCATGGAAAGAGGCAGAAAAAGGTAAAACGCCCTTTGGAGCTGTTATTGTAAAAGAAGGAAAGGTTTTAGCCTCTGTATGTAATACAGTAAGCCAAAGCAAAGACCCTACAGCACATGCCGAAGTCAATGCTATACGAAAAGCCTGCGAAGTAATTGATAGTACTCAACTCCAGAGTGCAGTGCTATACACCACTTGCGAACCCTGCCCTATGTGTATGTCTGCCATCATTTACACGGGCATAGGCGAAGTGGTGTATGGTGCTTCTATCCCTACCATAAGCAAGTACCTGCCGCAAATATCGTTACGAGCTTCCGAAGTGCTCAATCGTAGCGATCAGAAAATCCTCATCAAAGCCATAGGAAAGGAAGATCAGTACGAGAAACTACTGGAACAGTACAGTTAA